The Phaseolus vulgaris cultivar G19833 chromosome 10, P. vulgaris v2.0, whole genome shotgun sequence DNA window GTATTGTGAACCGTTGGATCTAagagatctaacggttgagattgATTCGACGCTTCGAATTCCGAGGCCCATGGGCCCTATAAATAGGGGTCTCCAACAGTGTCGAGACCTTGCATTTTCTGAGTGAGTTTGTCTGATAGCCGAGCCTTCCCTCGCCCACTGCTCTGAGAACCGAGTGACCGTTCGGTCTTTTTGCAAAGCTTCACCTCGTTTTTCAAAGGTTAGTGATGTCGACCGTGTCTCGGCCTACTTCCTCTTCGTCTGGCCATTCTTCCCCTTCTCCCGGTCGTCCTTCTCCCACCCTTGGGTCGtctccttcttcctcttcctcttcttcctcttcatcttctacCACCTGCCTTTTATCGGTTGGTGTGGTTGAGGCGCCTCCCATGGTAGAGGTGGTCAGGGGGATGACCCGGTTAACGCTGTTGACCGGTCGGACTCTCCCCCCGCCGTCATCGTTGGTCGACCGGTCTTTCCTCCGGCCGGTGTCATTGACCGGCCGAAATCTATCCCGACGGCCGTCCCACTAGTGGATCTTAGTTGGGTGGATCCTAAGGTTGTGGAGTTCTTGTCCACTTATGCTACCGAAAAGTCTGTGGCCAAGTTTTTGGCTAAGTATCCGGTTTTGAAAGCGGGCGAGGACTCTGACGGTTCTAGGGATCCAGACTACTTTAGGATCTTGCCTTGTGAGCCGGTCGAGCGGGTGTGTATGGATCGGGCTGGTGCCGGTCCTCCTTTCTTTTACATGTACACCTGTTTCTTTTCTGATCTTCACGTGTCCCTCCCCTTCGATAAGTTCACAATGGGCGTCCTTCGGGCGCTCAACGTGGCACCCACCCAAGTGCACCCAAACACGTGGGCGTCCCTTCAAGCGTTTCGCTTGCTGTGTGACGCTATGCGGCTTCGCCCCACCCCGTCTTCCTTTCTTTGTTATTATGGTTCCCACCCCGGCCGTCTTTCCTCTTGGCTTTCTTTGGCCGGGCGGCCGGGGCATGTATTGTTTGACCCTTTTGCGGTTTCGTATAAGCGGTTTAAGGAGAGGTTTGTCAAGGTCGTCATTCGGCCTGAAGCGACGGCCTTTTTCTTTGACCGAGCTGGTCGGTCTCGGTTCCCCCTATATTGGACCTCCAAGCCCAAAGATTTTAAGAGTTGGCCGAGGCCGATGGGGAGTGAGGAGGAGGTAGAAATTCTCTCCTTCTTCGACGCACTCCCAAGGAAGCTTCCTTGCCGATCGCTGATCGGTGCATATACCGAGACGACGCGTTGGGCGGCCATTAGGGGTATGGGCTCGTCATTTGTTGTGTCGGTCGGTATATTTAGTTTCGCTGTTCTAACTTGTGTTTTTTGGTTTGCAGCTACGATGGTTAACGAGAAACCAGCCGGCGTTAGCGTCCTTGACGAGTACCGGAAGAGGGAGGCAGCCCAAAAGGGACGTCGAAGCATCGACGTTCTTCCTGCGAACGCTCCTGCCGCCCCTGCTGCCGAGGGGGAACTGGCCGGCCCTTCCCACAAGTCCAAGAAAAGGGCGAGGGATGGTGGTAACATTGCCACCACCTACCGCTCCCCCGGCTCTCTATCGACGCCGCCTCCTTCCCGCCGCGAGATAGTCGAGGTGGAGCAAGCATCCGGTGCTTCAGCTGGTGGCCATCGACCGCCGATCTCGGCCCTAGATCTTCTAGGGGGTAGTCACAAGTTTACGCGTAGGGTTCGCGTGGCTCTCCCTGAGGGGACCCGGGAGTCGATCCGGTCGGTCGGCCCCATAGACCTGCTGAAGAGTGGGCTGGAGCTGATGTGCCGGTCCATCGTCCTTGTTGAGCAAGGGATCGAAGGTCACGGTCAGCATGCCGAGGATGCCTCTCGGTTGGAGCAGGATCTGGCCGAGGCTCGCGAGAACTTGAAGCGGTCCTTGGCTGCCAATGAAGACCTCTCGGCCAGCGCCGCCCGGGAGGCTGCCAAGAGGGAGCTCGCTGAGAAAGATGCTGCCGAGGCGAGACGGCTTTTGGCCTTGGCCAAAGAGGAGGCTTCGAGGGCGGTAGCCGAAGCCGTCGAGGTGAAAAAGGTGGCTGAGGAGAAGCTCTCGTCCTCGGCCGTTGAATTGGCCGCCCTCCAAGTTGCCAAGGACCAAGTTGAGGCTGAACTCGACTGGAACTACGACGAGTCGGAGGAGCTGCTTAAGCAGTGCTTCGACCGAGCCGTGCGCCAAGCCCATTTTCTTTATGGGGGACCGCCGGCCACTAGTGAATTTAACATGGACTATGAAGTTCACCAAGGTCGGTTGGTTCCAAGTGCCGAGGCGGGGTCTTTGGAGGCATCGGAGGTTCGGGCGGTCGGGATCCCTGAGGGGGAGGCCGAGGCTGAGGAGGGGGAGTGCTTGGAAGTCCAAGACTAGGTTTTTCCCTTGGCCGGGGTGTGGCCTgctcttgttttttttatttcctccTAAGCCGGGGTGTGGcttctttattttgatttttgttgtaTCGCCCTGTTTCTATCATTTAATGTATGGTCTATCTTCTTTTCATCTTTGTTTTGCGTAAAAATTTGCAAGTTACCCTGTCGGTCTCCCATTGATTCGGGCGATCGGCCAAAGATTACGAATGTATACGAGCAAGACCTTGGGCGATCGGCCAGCATTTTGCGAATGTTAGGTTCGAATAGGTAAAATGTTGGCGGTCGGTAATAAGTGCGAACGTCGAATTTCGAGCAAGTAAAATAAGGGCGATCGGCCACTATTTTCGAGCGTTAAACTCAAGCGAGTAAAATCTGGGCGATCGGTAGTAAGTGCGAACGTCGAATTTCGAGCTAGTAAAATAAGGGCGGTCGGCCACTATTTTCGAGCGTTAAACTCAAGCGAGTAAAATCTGGGCGATCGGTAGTAAGTGCGAACGTCGAATTTCGAGCTAGTAAAATAAGGGCGGTCGGCCACTATTTTCGAGCGTTAAACTCAAGAGAGTAAAATGTGGGCGACCGGCCATTTTAATTGTGAACGTGTAACTCGAGCAAATAAAATGCGGGCGATCGGCCAATAGTTGCGAATGTTGGATTCGAGCAAGTGGGCGTTCGGttggccggcacttgcgatgttaatcgagcaagcgggcagtcggcaggccggcacttgcgatgttaatcgaacAAGTGGGCAGTCGGCAGGctggcacttgcgatgttaatcgaccAAGCGGGCAGTCGGCAGGCCGGCACTCGTGATGTTAATCGAACAAGTGGGCGTTCGGTAGGCCGGCACTCGTGATGTTAATCGAACAAGTGGGCGTTCGgtaggccggcacttgcgatgttaatcgagcaagtgggcagtcggcaagccggcacttgcgatgttaatcgagcaagcgggcgttcGGTTGGCCGGCGCTCGTGATGTTAATCGAACAAGTGGGCGTTCGgtaggccggcacttgcgatgttaatcgagcaagtgggcagtcggcaggccggcacttgcgatgttaatcgagcaagcgggcgttcGGCCAATATTTTTGGTAGAATATTTCCAACACATTTGATGaaaacgcctcgttaaaacctccctggttcggtgaggaaagagtgcgtgattttattgattttagctaaaatagaatttgaggtgcgtggcattccacgtcctcggtacaatttttccTGAAAGCCATTCTAGATGATAGGCTCCTCCTTGTGCGACTTCTCGGACCCGGAAAGGCCCCTCCCAGTTGGATGAGAACTTCCCTTCGTTTTTTCTTGCGTCGCTGCGCATTCTCCAGACAAGATCGCCCTTCTGGAAACCTCTCGGCCGGACTCTGGTGTTGTACCGTTTGGACGCCCGGGCTTTGCAGGCAGCCTCCCGGATCTTGCTTTTGTCACGAAGCTCACTTATCAGGTCGAGGTTGACCGCTAGGCTTTCCTCGTTTAGGGTGAGATCGAACATTCGTCGTCGTATGGTGGGCTCGGCCACCTCTACCGGGATCATGGCCTCGGTTCCGTATGTCAGGCTGTAGGGTGTTTCCTGCGTGGTGGTTTGGGGGGTGCACCTGTACGCCCAAAGTACCTCGATTAGTTCCTCGGTCCATCGGCCCTTTGCCTTGCCCAGCCGCTTCTTCAGCTCGTTGAGTATGACCTTGTTGGCGGCCTCGGcttgcccattggtttgtgggtgttctacCGAGGCCGTGATGGACTTGATGCCCAAGTCGTCATAGAAGGACTGTAGGCCTCGGTCGATGAACTGTCGGCCGTTGTCTGTCACTATTGTGTGTGGGACGCTGAATCGGCAGACAATGCTCTTCCATACGAAGTTTTGTACATTCTGCACCGAGATGGAGGCGAGGGGCTCGGCCTCGATCCATTTTGTGAAGTAGTCCACTCCCACCAGGAGGAATTTGGTCTGCCCCTTCCCAGGGGAGAATGGACCGATAATGTCCATCCCCCATATGGCGAACGGCCACGGGGAGATGATGCTATGCAGTTCTTCCGGCCTGGTGTGGAGGAGGGGGCCGAATTCTTGGCACTTGGCGCATTTCTTTACGTACTCGGCACAGTCGCCCTGtacggtcggccagtagtagccgGCTCTCAAGACCTTGGCGGCCATAGTCCTTGCCCCGGCGTGATTTTCGCAGACTCCTTCATGGATCTCGGCCAGGATGTACTCGGCCCTTTTGCTGGTTATGCATTTTAGCAGGGGGGTTGAGTAGCCTCTCCGATACAAATCTTCGTTGATCATGGTGTACCGGGCGCATTGTTGTTTCATCGCCTTCTCCTGGCCGGTCTTCTATGTGCCGTCCGTTAGGTATTGGATGACTGGTGCCATCCAGTTGTCGGCTTCGGCCTCCTCCTCTTCTATAGCCAAGCACTCGGCCTCGGCCTCCGTCACACTAGGGTGTCTCAGCCATACTTGTATGACTGATCTGTGATGGCTCTTCTTTTTTGTGACCGAGAGCTTCGATAGGATGTCGGCCCTTTTGTTGTCCTCCCTCGGTATGTGTTGCAAGGGTGCTTTGCTGAAGCGGGCGATACTGTTTTTGGCCGCGTGGTAGTACCGCTGCAGCAGAGGCTCTTTGACCTCGAAGTCTCCATTGACTTGGCCAACCATcacctgggagtcgcttttgcatATAACCTCGCGCGCTCCCATGTCGTAGGCTAGGTTCAGCCCGGCCAGCAAGGCCTCGTACTTGGCCTGGTTGTTGGTCGCCCGGAATCCAAACTGGAGAGCTTGTTCCAAAAGGAGGTCGCCCGGTCCCTCCAGGACGACTCCCGCTCCACAAGCTGTTCTATTTGAGGAGCCGTCCACATAGAGGGTCCAGCCGGCCGAGAGGGTGGGCAGTGGTGTCAGCTCGGCCGAGAAGTCGGCCAAGCATTGAGACTTGATGGCGCCCCTCGGCTCATAACGTATGTCGAACTCAGAGAGTTCGACCGACCATCCTATCATCCTCCCTGCAAGGTTCGGTTTAgataagattttaaaaataggGTAGTCGGTTCTTACAGTTATGGAGTGATTTTGGAAGTAAGGGCGCATCCGTCTTGCCGTGAGGACGAGTGCGAGGGCCACCTTCTCAATCATTTGATACCGGGTCTCGGCCGAGTGGAGGGTTCGGCTGACAAAGTATATGGGTCGCTCCTCGCCCTCGGCTTCCTGCACTAGGGCAGCGCTGACTGCTTCCTCCGAGACTGCTAGGTATACCAGGATTGGGATGTCGGGCCTCGGCTTCTGGATGACGGCCGGGGATGTGAGGAACTCTTTGAATTGTTTGAAGATTTCCTCACATTGGTCGTCCCAGACGAATTTTTTGCCTTTTTGGAGCAACTGAACGATCGGTCTCGTCCTCTCGGCCAGACGGGGGACAAATCGAGAGAGGGCGGTCAGCCGCCCAAGGagttgttgtacttccttcacggtgTTCGGGCTTCTCATGCTGAGTATGGCCTGACActtgtcggggttggcctctatccctcggtgggtgagcatgaaacctaggaactttCCTTCCTCTACCCCGAAAGTACATTTTTCGGGGTTGAGTTTCATGTTGACTCCCCTTAGAGCCTTGAAGACCTCGTCCAGATCCTTCAGATGTTGCTCGAACGAGTCGGACTTCACGactatgtcgtccacatagACTTCTACCGCCCGGCCTATCAGACCCTTGAAAATTTTGTCCATGAGACGCTGGTAGGTCGCCCCGGCGTTCTTGAGGCCGAACGGCATGACCTCGTAGTAGTAGTTGGCATCGGCCGTCATGAAGGCCGTCTTCTCCTTGTCCCGcgggtgcatgcttatctggttgtagccagagtaagcgtccaggaagctcataaTTTTGTGGCCGGCCGCCCCATCCACTAGTCGGTCAATGTTCGGGAGGGGGTAGGTGTCTTTCGGGCATGCGCTGTTGATGTTTCtgtagtcgacgcacatcctccagttACCGTTAGGCTTGGTAACcatgacgacgttggccagccatgtCGTGTATCGGGCCTCCCTTATGAATCCGGCCGACAGGAGCTTGCCGGCCTCCTCCTTCGCAGCGAGTCGTTTTTCGTCGCCCAAGTCCCTCTTCTTTTGGGAGATCGGACGGGCTTCCTTAAATATGGACAGCCGATGGGTGATGACATCCGGACTTACTCCCGGCATGTCGGCCGACGTCCATGCGAACATGTCGACATTCTTTTTTAGCACGGCGTGCATGACCTCGGCCTCGGCCGCCGCCAAGGCTGTCCCTACAGCCGTGCTGTGCTCTTCGTCGAGGAGGGGGACTCTCTTCAGCTCCTCTCTTGCCTCTAGCCTGTCCTCGGTTGCCCGGGGATCAAGGTCTACTAGTGCCACGGTTGGCTGGGCCTCCCTAGGCCGGTCCTTCCTGGGGGAGCGGTCCTTTCGGGAGGACTTTCTCGCCCGAAGGGGAGAGGTGTCTGCCCTTAGAGGCTCCACCCGGAGGCTCTCGGCGTAGCACTCTcgtgcttctttctggtccACGTGGACTGTGAGAATGTCTCCTGTCTTTGAAGGGAATTTCATTGCGAGGTGGGGGGTTGATACTATGGCCATCAGCCGGTTGATGGATGGTCGgccgaggaggatgttgtaggaggtgttggcGTCGATGACCAGGTACCGGATTTTGATGGTCCTGGTGTTCTTCCCCTCTCCGAAGGTGGTGTACAAGTCGATATACCCCTTGGTACCCACTCTTTCGCCCGAGAATCCTACCACGTGGTCGCCGTATGGCATCATCTCGGCCTCGGTCATTCTCATGGCCTTGAAAGTTTTCCAGTAGAGGATATctaccgaacttccttggtccacgagGGTCTTCCTTATGGTGAATCGATCTATGTCGACCGCTATCACCATCGGGTCGTCCTGCTGGCGGTAGTCCACGCCTTTAAAGTCTTCGTTCGTGAACgtgatgggtggcatcctcGGTCGGAACGCCACGGCGTTTACCTGGTGTACCGCCCGGAGGTGCTTCTTCCGGGCGTTGTTTGTGCTTCCTCCCCCGGCGAAACCGCCGGCTATGGTGTTGATAACCTCTCGGTTACCTCTCCTATCGCCCTCCCTGGGGGGATCGTCTCTTCGAGGGGGGTCGGCCCTTGCGGGTTGCCGGTCGCCTCTGTTATTTTGGTTTTCTCGGCCGCGCTGGGGTGACCTCGTCCGCCTGGGTGGATCCGCCCGGCCGGGTGGGTCTCGGCCATTCCTGACGAAACGGCGGAGATGCCCAGCCTGGATAAGTTCCTCGATCTTATCCTTGAGGGCCTGACACTCGTCGGTTGAGTGTCCGGTGTTTTGATGGTACCGACACTGCTTCCTCCGGTCGGCATTATTTGGGCTGGCCACCTTCCTTGGGGGAGGGATCAACTCGGCGTTGAGGGCCTCGTCCAAGATCCTCCCTCTCTCAGCTGTCAACGGCGTGTATCTCGAGAATCGAATTGGTCGGTCTCGATTCTCCCGTCGCCGGTCAGTTCTCTGTATCGGCCGCGCCTGGCGGTCCTTttcttccttcctttctccGCCGGCCTCGGCACGGGCCTGGTTGCGGAACTCTCTTAGTTCCTCCAGCTGCATGTACTTAGCGGCTCTCTTTCTCAGCTCGTCCAGACTGTCGGCCGGTTGCATGCATAGGTTGTCGGCAAAGGGCCCCGGGCGCAGGGCcgtcagcatgtggtgcatggcGACATCCGGACTCAGATTTCGGATGCTCATCGCCACTTTACTGAACCTATCCACGAAGGCTCTCAgcgactctcccttctcctggCGGATGCCTACCAGGGCGATTGAGGTCAGATGATGCGGCCGGCTGGTTGTGA harbors:
- the LOC137817857 gene encoding uncharacterized protein, which translates into the protein MVSTRSMERMTEADQTMLLLSLQREMAEMRRKAEEAAQKNEQELQVLRRENEDMRKKLGEGGPSVIPTNVVDKSYTSPPNPDVAEGTRGRPPPREIEMGDESCLIRSTRTNLTADPNRRHPFTNNIIEVPLPEKWKGFNRDRYDGSTDPDEHMDAYTTHMSLYTSDDAVLCRVFPTSLKGAALSWFTKLSPNSIDSFATLVAKFETQFTTSRPHHLTSIALVGIRQEKGESLRAFVDRFSKVAMSIRNLSPDVAMHHMLTALRPGPFADNLCMQPADSLDELRKRAAKYMQLEELREFRNQARAEAGGERKEEKDRQARPIQRTDRRRENRDRPIRFSRYTPLTAERGRILDEALNAELIPPPRKVASPNNADRRKQCRYHQNTGHSTDECQALKDKIEELIQAGHLRRFVRNGRDPPGRADPPRRTRSPQRGRENQNNRGDRQPARADPPRRDDPPREGDRRGNREVINTIAGGFAGGGSTNNARKKHLRAVHQVNAVAFRPRMPPITFTNEDFKGVDYRQQDDPMVIAVDIDRFTIRKTLVDQGSSVDILYWKTFKAMRMTEAEMMPYGDHVVGFSGERVGTKGYIDLYTTFGEGKNTRTIKIRYLVIDANTSYNILLGRPSINRLMAIVSTPHLAMKFPSKTGDILTVHVDQKEARECYAESLRVEPLRADTSPLRARKSSRKDRSPRKDRPREAQPTVALVDLDPRATEDRLEAREELKRVPLLDEEHSTAVGTALAAAEAEVMHAVLKKNVDMFAWTSADMPGVSPDVITHRLSIFKEARPISQKKRDLGDEKRLAAKEEAGKLLSAGFIREARYTTWLANVVMVTKPNGNWRMCVDYRNINSACPKDTYPLPNIDRLVDGAAGHKIMSFLDAYSGYNQISMHPRDKEKTAFMTADANYYYEVMPFGLKNAGATYQRLMDKIFKGLIGRAVEVYVDDIVVKSDSFEQHLKDLDEVFKALRGVNMKLNPEKCTFGVEEGKFLGFMLTHRGIEANPDKCQAILSMRSPNTVKEVQQLLGRLTALSRFVPRLAERTRPIVQLLQKGKKFVWDDQCEEIFKQFKEFLTSPAVIQKPRPDIPILVYLAVSEEAVSAALVQEAEGEERPIYFVSRTLHSAETRYQMIEKVALALVLTARRMRPYFQNHSITVRTDYPIFKILSKPNLAGRMIGWSVELSEFDIRYEPRGAIKSQCLADFSAELTPLPTLSAGWTLYVDGSSNRTACGAGVVLEGPGDLLLEQALQFGFRATNNQAKYEALLAGLNLAYDMGAREVICKSDSQVMVGQVNGDFEVKEPLLQRYYHAAKNSIARFSKAPLQHIPREDNKRADILSKLSVTKKKSHHRSVIQVWLRHPSVTEAEAECLAIEEEEAEADNWMAPVIQYLTDGT